One Perca flavescens isolate YP-PL-M2 chromosome 14, PFLA_1.0, whole genome shotgun sequence genomic window carries:
- the LOC114568620 gene encoding alpha-(1,3)-fucosyltransferase 9-like — MASISSVLRTTLTVIIVLAGILVLFLMYYNSLPSPKCHPPPGHSQKQHTDKPILLLWFWPENKRFDFQDCKTLFKIDDCHLTDDRSLYSKAHGVLVFHRAIQDDLSNLPTSPRARFQRWIWFNTDSPTNTRRIAGIQGLFNLTLSYRKDADIHVRWRLTLRKNTDEDFVLPKKERLVCWIVDSDVLSTKSGEGYNYYRKLIKHIKVDVFDRSSAEFSNENYFLTISSCKFYLSFENSIHRDYITETFNGPLAAGTVPIVLGPPRSNYEDFAPGTSFIHVNDFPDAEKLAEFLLKLDQNNTDYMRYFNWRPFYTARRPLTEENHEFTYAICQACYYIGMNNKYRVVPDLYKWLLL, encoded by the coding sequence ATGGCTTCAATCTCTTCTGTTTTACGAACCACCCTGACAGTGATTATAGTGCTGGCTGGAATCCTAgttctgtttttaatgtacTATAATTCTTTGCCATCTCCAAAATGTCATCCTCCCCCGGGTCATTCacagaaacaacacacagacaagcCTATATTGCTGCTGTGGTTCTGGCCTGAAAACAAAAGGTTTGATTTTCAAGACTGTAAGACGCTATTCAAAATTGACGACTGCCACCTCACAGATGATAGATCGTTATACTCCAAAGCTCATGGAGTTTTGGTATTTCACAGAGCTATCCAGGATGACCTCTCCAACCTTCCCACCTCACCTAGGGCGAGATTTCAGAGGTGGATCTGGTTTAACACAGACTCACCTACCAACACACGCAGGATAGCAGGCATCCAAGGCCTTTTTAATTTAACCTTGAGCTACAGGAAGGATGCAGATATCCACGTTCGCTGGCGACTGACTCTCAGGAAGAACACAGATGAAGATTTTGTGCTACCCAAGAAGGAGCGATTGGTTTGTTGGATTGTGGATAGCGATGTCCTCAGCACAAAATCAGGTGAGGGCTACAACTACTACAGAAAACTTATAAAACACATTAAGGTGGATGTTTTTGACCGCTCCTCTGCTGAGTTCTCGAATGAGAACTATTTCCTGACTATCAGCAGCTGCAAATTCTACCTTTCCTTTGAGAATTCAATTCACAGAGATTACATCACAGAAACATTCAATGGACCTCTTGCGGCAGGCACTGTGCCAATAGTTTTGGGCCCACCAAGAAGTAACTATGAGGATTTTGCCCCAGGTACTTCCTTTATACATGTAAATGACTTTCCTGATGCTGAAAAACTCGCTGAGTTCCTCTTGAAGCTGGATCAAAATAATACGGATTATATGAGATACTTTAATTGGCGGCCATTCTATACTGCCAGACGTCCTCTTACTGAGGAGAATCATGAGTTTACATACGCTATCTGCCAGGCCTGTTATTACATAGGCATGAACAACAAGTACAGAGTTGTACCTGATCTGTACAAGTGGTTGTTACTGTGA